A window of the Nycticebus coucang isolate mNycCou1 chromosome 3, mNycCou1.pri, whole genome shotgun sequence genome harbors these coding sequences:
- the LOC128582584 gene encoding protein S100-A10-like gives MPSQMEHATETMMFTFHKFARDKGYLTKEDLGVLMEKEFPGFLENQKDLLALDKIMKDLDPCRDGKVGFQSCFSLIAGLTIACNDYFVGHVKQKGKK, from the coding sequence ATGCCATCTCAGATGGAGCACGCCACAGAAACCATGATGTTCACATTTCACAAATTTGCCAGGGATAAAGgctacttaacaaaggaggaccTCGGAGTGCTCATGGAGAAGGAGTTCCCGGGATTTTTGGAAAATCAGAAAGACCTTCTGGCCTTAGACAAAATAATGAAGGACCTGGACCCGTGTCGAGATGGCAAAGTGGGCTTCCAGAGCTGCTTTTCCCTAATTGCGGGCCTCACCATCGCGTGCAACGACTATTTTGTAGGACACGtgaagcagaagggaaagaagtag